TGTCTGAAATGGATTCTTGTTTTAGTtgtaaaatgtgtatgtgttgtatATGCAATTTGAAGCCTGTATTTTAGCCATGGTTGCTGTCCCTTTGTACACGTGGTAAAGGCCTATACGCTTTGACACTTCAGAAGTGTGCGCTCCTTCTCCGCTGCTCCAGCACCCATCCAGCAGGGTTCATGTCCAGCTTCAACATGTTGAGCACCCAGGGGTCCTGCTGTGCACCTCTTATGAACTCCTCCATGTTAATATGACCtgtagatgaaaaaaagttgaagcAGGATTCATGTAATCTGCCCATATTGTTGCTGCAAAAGTCTTTCCACTGCATTGTAAATGTGACTAAACTTAAAACTTACCATCTCCATCACTGTCGACAGCCACTAATATTCGATCCACGACCTCATCTACTGTGAGCTGTGCATCATTGACATCTGTCTTTGAACCTTTCTTTATTCGATAGATAC
The nucleotide sequence above comes from Plectropomus leopardus isolate mb unplaced genomic scaffold, YSFRI_Pleo_2.0 unplaced_scaffold11183, whole genome shotgun sequence. Encoded proteins:
- the LOC121963412 gene encoding guanylyl cyclase-activating protein 2-like; translation: SIYRIKKGSKTDVNDAQLTVDEVVDRILVAVDSDGDGHINMEEFIRGAQQDPWVLNMLKLDMNPAGWVLEQRRRSAHF